A single region of the Dromaius novaehollandiae isolate bDroNov1 chromosome 27, bDroNov1.hap1, whole genome shotgun sequence genome encodes:
- the MYOG gene encoding myogenin, with amino-acid sequence MELFETNPYFFPDQRFYDGENFLGSRLQGYEPAAFPERPDAALCAEGRPGAEEKDSGLPEHCPGQCLPWACKVCKRKTVSMDRRRAATLREKRRLKKVNEAFEALKRSTLLNPNQRLPKVEILRSAIQYIERLQTLLSSLNQQEREQRELRFRGAAAQPGAASECGSGSSSCSPEWSNQLEFGSNPADHLLADDASEDRNLHSLSSIVESIAVEDVAVTFQEERVQN; translated from the exons atgGAGCTCTTCGAGACCAACCCCTACTTCTTCCCGGACCAAAGATTTTACGACGGGGAAAACTTCCTGGGCTCCCGCTTGCAGGGCTATGAGCCGGCGGCTTTCCCGGAGCGGCCCGACGCGGCCCTGTGCGCCGAGGGCAGGCCGGGCGCGGAGGAGAAGGACTCGGGCCTGCCCGAGCACTGCCCGGGCCAATGCCTGCCCTGGGCCTGCAAGGTCTGCAAGCGGAAGACGGTCTCCATGGACCGGCGCCGGGCGGCCACGCTGCGGGAGAAGCGCAGGCTGAAGAAGGTGAACGAGGCCTTCGAGGCCCTGAAGCGCAGCACGCTGCTCAACCCCAACCAGCGGCTGCCCAAGGTGGAGATCCTGCGCAGCGCCATCCAGTACATCGAGCGCCTGCAGACCCTGCTCAGCTCCCTCAACCAGCAGGAGCGGGAGCAGAGGGAGCTGCGCttccgcggcgcggccgcccagCCGGGG GCGGCCAGCGAGTGTGGGTCCGGCAGCTCATCCTGCAGCCCCGAGTGGAGCAACCAGCTGGAGTTCGGCAGCAATCCCGCAG atCACCTCTTGGCTGACGATGCTTCGGAGGACCGCAACCTCCACTCCCTCTCCTCCATCGTGGAGAGCATCGCCGTGGAGGACGTGGCCGTGACGTTCCAGGAGGAGCGAGTTCAAAACTGA